TTTTTAAAACTCTTGAAAGATTTATAGAAAGTATAAGTAATACTAAAGAGAAGATAATTGTTATTAAAAAAATTTGTTCTAAATCTTCGTGAAACTTTTCTTTTAATAAGTTTTTCTCTTTTTCTACTCTTTGTTTTACATCATCTTCATAAAACCCTTTTCCTATTAACATATCCCATTTATCAAATCCCCTTACATAACTTGTTTTTTTCATAGGCATATCTATCCCAGGCTTTTTATTTTGTATATAAGTTATATATCCACTTCCATTATTTTTTGAAGTATTAATAGCATCAATAATAGTTTGATTAGTTCTTGTATCTTTAGCTTCAAGGGAATTTAAACCAATAATATCTTTTTTTATGTGAGTTAAATAGTTTCCATTATAGTCAAGGGCAAAAATATATCCATTGTTTGGATATTTTAAATCACTAATAAAGTTTAGTATTTTTGCTTTTTGGTCATTTTCAAAATCTTCTATATATTCACCAGTACCAATAACCCAATTAAAAGGTTCAAAGTGTTTATTAAATCCTAGTTTCTTATATTGTTTTTTCTTATCAGAAGGTTTATAATATTTCCATTGATAAAAACCTTCTTTTTGGGTTTTTACAATATCAATTATATTTCTTATTACATATGCTCCATTTGCATCTTGATAATTATAGAAACTTGTCCCCTCTAGTTCTTTTGCCAAAGGAAGTAAAATACATTCATGATCAAAGTTATAAATAAAAAAATATCCTCTTTTATTGTTAAACCTAATCTCCCTTAAGGCATCTGAAATCATTTTTTTAAGTATATTATTATCAAGTTCTTTGTTTTCATTATAGATATTCATTGCAATAGAGTAGGCTTCATTAACTCTATTTTTAAGAGAAGTTTTCAAGTTGTTTTCGGTGGAATGTTGCTCTTTTTGAATTAGATGATAGATTCTATCAACTTGGCTTTTTATAATTTCTTTGTTGTTTTTTATATATTCTTGTTCAATAAATTTTTCTTGATTTTTAAAATTAACTTCATTGTTTAGGTATAAAGATATTGATAGAAGAATAGAAATAATTATTGCTAAGATAGGGGGAGCATATTTAATGATCCTAATTATTTTATCTTCATTTTTTATATTCATATTGTATTTATTTCTTAGTAATTTAGTCAATTATACAATATTTTCATTAAAAACCATTTTCAAGGGATGAGGAAATAAAAATATTTAAATCTTTTAAAAATGTTGAAACTAAGCTATTTT
This genomic stretch from Arcobacter arenosus harbors:
- a CDS encoding cache domain-containing protein; the protein is MNIKNEDKIIRIIKYAPPILAIIISILLSISLYLNNEVNFKNQEKFIEQEYIKNNKEIIKSQVDRIYHLIQKEQHSTENNLKTSLKNRVNEAYSIAMNIYNENKELDNNILKKMISDALREIRFNNKRGYFFIYNFDHECILLPLAKELEGTSFYNYQDANGAYVIRNIIDIVKTQKEGFYQWKYYKPSDKKKQYKKLGFNKHFEPFNWVIGTGEYIEDFENDQKAKILNFISDLKYPNNGYIFALDYNGNYLTHIKKDIIGLNSLEAKDTRTNQTIIDAINTSKNNGSGYITYIQNKKPGIDMPMKKTSYVRGFDKWDMLIGKGFYEDDVKQRVEKEKNLLKEKFHEDLEQIFLITIIFSLVLLILSINLSRVLKNKFDSYKKEINDKLEYITKQNETLAHQSKMAAIGSMINNIAHQWRQPLSMILSTSTGIELKKEIGVLSDDDFKKSIKHINDATRYLSNTIEDFRTYFSKNKEKIEFSIKDVIEATLNIVNPQLIYKNIIVKNNTKDFQTYGLKNELIQVVINLINNAKDELEKIDQEEKYIFIDSYIENQEIILTILDNAGGVPKEIIEHIFEPYFTTKHQSQGTGIGLYMTEEIITKHLNGSIDIKNHEYYYNDKKFLGAKVTIKLILV